Within the Agromyces atrinae genome, the region ACGTCGACTTCCTCGCTCGCGGCGCCGTCGACATCCTCGTCGAGACGGCGCGCATGTGGGCCGACCTCGGCTTCTGGCGCGAGAACGGCGAAGACGTCTTCCACATCCACGGCGTCACCGGCCCCGACGAGTACACGACGGTCGTCAACGACAACCTGTACACGAACGTCATGGCGCGGGCGAACCTGCGCGATGCGGCGGATGCCGTCGACGAGCTCCACTCCGGAGACCCCGCCGCGCACGCCCGGCTCGCCGCGCGACTCTCTCTCGCTCCCGACGAGGTCGACGAGTGGCGTCGGGCCGCGAAGCACATGCACATCCCGTTCGACGAGCAGCTCGGTGTGCACCCGCAGGACTCGGCCTTCCTCGAGAAGGAGATCTGGGACCTCGAGAACACCCCGCCCGGCAATCGCCCGCTCCTCCTGCACTTCCACCCGCTCGTCATCTACCGCTTCCAGGTCTTGAAGCAGGCGGATGTCGTGCTCGGACTGTTCCTCCAGGGCGATCAGTTCACGCCCGAGGAGAAGCTCGCGAACTTCGACTACTACGACCCGCTGACGACGGGCGACTCGACCCTGTCGGCCGTCGTGCAGTCGATCATCGCGGCCGAGGTCGGGTACCACGCGCTCGCGCTCAAGTACTTCCGCTCGGCGCTCTTCGTCGACCTCGCCGATCTGCACCACAACGCCGCCGACGGCGTGCACGTCGCGTCGACCGGTGGCGTGTGGCAGGCGATCGTCTACGGCTTCGGTGGTTTCCGCGACCATCGCGGCACCTACACGTTCGATCCGCGCCTTCCGGATGGCTGGGAGCACCTCACCTTCCGTCTGACGATCCGCGACTCCCGTGTGCGCGTCGACCTCACGCCGTCATCCATCGTCTTCACGATCGAGGAGGGCGAGTCGGTGCACGTCTCGGTGCGCGGACTCGAGCTCTACGTCGCGAACGGCAAGCCCGTCACGGTCGAGCTCGACCCGCGCGGCCCGCGCCTCGAGGGAGCACCGACGATGCGCGACATCCGCGGCACTCGTCGTGCCGACGGCACGCTCCTCACGGCGTCGATCCCGACGATCGCGCTCGACCTCGACGCCCCGGATGCGGCCCTGACAGGCGACTGATCCGGGCCTTCGGACGCCTTCACAGCAGTTCCGACTAGCATGCACTCAGTCACGAAACCGGATCGGGAGACCCGTGGGCCTACTGGACAACTTCGAGAAAGGTCTCGAGCGCGCCGTCAACGGCGCCTTCGCGAAGACCTTCAAGTCCGGCCTGCAACCGGTCGAGATCACGTCTGCCCTGAAGCGTGAGATCGATACGAAAGCAGCCGTCGTCTCACGCGACCGCGTTCTCGTGCCGAACACGTTCACGGTGCGCATGAGCCCCGCCGACTACTCGCGCATGAGCGCGCTCGGCCCGACCCTCGTCGACGAGCTGACCGATCTCGTGCAGAAGCACGCGGCGAGCCAGCACTTCCAGTTCGCGGGCGGTATCTCGATCACGCTGCGCGCCGACGAGAGCCTCAGCGAGGGCATGCTGCAGGTCGACTCGGCCAACGTGAAGGGCGACGTCGCCTGGACCCCGGTCCTCGAGATCAACGGCGCACGCCACCCGATCCTCAAGGGGCGCACCGTCATCGGTCGCGGCAGCGACGCCGACATCACCGTGGACGACACGGGTACGAGCCGCAAGCACGTCGAGGTGCAGTGGGACGGCCGCCGGGCGCGCGTGCGCGACCTCGGCTCGACGAACGGCACCCAGCTCGACGGTCAGCCCGTCAAGGAGTCGATCCTCGAACCCGACTCGGTCATCACGATCGGTCGCACCCGCATCGTCTTCCGCGTCCTCGCTCAGGCGAGCGCACCGAGCCCGTCGCGCACCGAGCCCGCGACCGAGCGCCACGACATGGGCGGATTCTGGGGGCCCGCGCAGTGAACACGCCCAGTGAACTCACCCTCGTCGCCCTCCAGTTCGGCTTCCTCCTGCTGCTCTGGGTCTTCATCTTCGTCATCGTCTATGCGCTCCGCAGCGACCTCTTCGGTCAGCGCGTCCGCAAGCTCCAGCCGGCGGACGCCGCGGCGAAGTCCCCGCGCATCGACACCCCCGTCCCCGCTGCGGCGGGCGCGGCGTCGTCGCCCGTCGCGGCCGCGAGCACGGGCGGCTCGGCTGGCGGGTCGAACGTCGGCCCGGCCACGAACGAGACGGCCCGCGTCCTCGTCATCACCTCGGGCGCGAAGGCCGGGAGCGAGTTCCCTCTCGGCACCGACGAGATCACGATCGGCCGTTCGAGCGACTCGGCCATCATCATCCGCGACGACTACACGTCGACGCACCACGCTCGCCTCATGCTCTGGAACGGTCGCTGGATGATCCAGGACCTCGATTCGACGAATGGAACCACCCTCAGCGGCTCGCGCGTGACCGTGCCGACCCCGATCGATCTCGGGGCGACCATCAAGGTCGGCGCGACGACGTTCGAACTGCGGCGGTAGGCCTATGGCGACGGTCAAGGCGAGCGCCGCGGTTTCCCACGTCGGCAAGATCCGCTCGAATAACCAGGATTCGGGATACGCCGGGCGCTCCCTCTTCCTCGTCGCCGACGGCATGGGCGGCCACGCGGGTGGCGACGTCGCGAGCGCGATCGCGACTCGACGCATCGCCGAAGCCGACACCGATTACTTCTCGGCCCTCGACGCGTCGGGAGCACTGCAGGAAGCCCTGATCTCGGCCAACCAGGAGCTCGCCGAGACGGTCTTCGAGCACGCCGAGCTCACGGGCATGGGCACGACGGTCAGCGCCGTCGCCCTCTACGGCGACCAGGTCGTCATCGCCCACATCGGCGACTCGCGCATCTACCTCATGCGCGCCGGCGAACTCAGCCAGATCACGACCGACCACACATTCGTGCAGCGCCTCGTCGACTCGGGCCGCATCACCGAGGAAGAGGCGATGGTGCACCCGCGTCGCTCGGTGCTCATGCGCGTGCTCGGCGACGTCGAGTCGTCGCCCGAGATCGACTCGATGATCCTCGACACCCGCGAGGGCGACCGATGGATGATCTGCTCCGACGGCCTCTCCGGCGTCGCGTCGTTCTCCGAGATCGCCGAGATCATGGCGACGGATGCCGGTGCGAAGGCCGCGGCCGACAAGCTCGTCAAGGCATCGCTCGACGGCGGCGCCCCCGACAACGTGACCGTCGTCATCGTCGACATCGGTGAGCCGCCCGCGCCCGAGACGCCTCCCGTCATCGTCGGCTCCGCGGCGATCCCCCTCGCCTTCGGAACCCCCGAGCCGGTGCGCCCGCGCTCGATCCTCCTCGCACCCTTCCGTCTGCACCCCGTGCAGGAGGCCCACTTCGAGCCCGACTCCGAGGACTACTACGACGAGCTCATCGAGGAAGACCGTCGTCGAGCCACGCGACGCCGCGTCGCGTGGCTCGTCGGGTCGCTCCTCATCGTCGCCGGCATCGTCGTCGCGTGCGTGCTGTCCTACCAGTGGACGCAGACGCGGTACTTCGTGGGCGAGTCGAACGGCCGCGTCGCGATCTTCCAGGGCATCCAACAAGACCTCGGGCCCCTCTCGCTCCACGAGGTGTACCGCGAGACGAACATCGACGTCGCCGACCTCCGCACCTACGACCAGATGACGGTCGAGCGCACGATCAGCGCGACGTCGCTCGACGAGGCCCGCGCGATCATCGAACGGTTGGAGGCGTCCCTTGACTGAGACCGCCACGAAGACCGCGTCGATCCGACGCATCCGACTGCCGCAGAAGCTCCGCAACCTCGAGCTCGCACTGCTCATCGTCGCGTGCGCCATCAACGCGAGTGCGATCGTGCTCGTGCAGCTCGGCGCCATCGGCACGATCGACACCCAGCTCGTGCTGCTCGGCGCGGGCCTCTCGGCTCTCGTGCTCGCGCTCCACATCGCGATGCGCTTCGTCGCGCGCGACGCCGACCCCTTCATCCTGCCGATCGCGACCGTGCTGAACGGTCTCGGCATCGCGATGATCTACCGGATCGACATCGCCAACGACGAGTCGGGCTGGGAGAGCGCCGCCGTCCGCCAGATCGCGTGGAGTGCGATCGCCATCGTGTGCGCGATCGTCGTCATGGTCGTCATCCGCAACCACCGCACACTCTTCCGGTACACCTACCTGTCGGGCCTCGTCGCGATCATCCTGCTGCTCCTCCCGCTCCTCCCCGGTATCGGGCGCGAGGTCAGCGGCGCACGCGTCTGGATCGGCCTCGGCGACTTCGCGACGTTCCAGCCCGGTGAGATCGCGAAGATCGCCCTCGCCGTCTTCTTCGCGGGCTACCTCGTGCGCAACCGCGACTCGCTCTCGATGGTCGGCACGACCTTCCTCGGCATGCGGTTCCCGCGCATGCGCGATCTCGGACCGCTCATCGTCGTGTGGCTGTTGTCGATGTCGGTCATCGTCTTCCAGCGCGACCTCGGAACGGCCCTCCTGTACTTCGGCCTCTTCCTCGTCATGCTCTACGTCGCGACGGGCCGCATCTCGTGGGTCCTGCTCGGCCTCACGCTCTTCGTCGGCGGCGCGCTCATCGCGAGCCAGACGCTCGACTACGTCGGCAACCGGTTCCGCAACTGGCTCGATCCGTT harbors:
- a CDS encoding FhaA domain-containing protein; the protein is MGLLDNFEKGLERAVNGAFAKTFKSGLQPVEITSALKREIDTKAAVVSRDRVLVPNTFTVRMSPADYSRMSALGPTLVDELTDLVQKHAASQHFQFAGGISITLRADESLSEGMLQVDSANVKGDVAWTPVLEINGARHPILKGRTVIGRGSDADITVDDTGTSRKHVEVQWDGRRARVRDLGSTNGTQLDGQPVKESILEPDSVITIGRTRIVFRVLAQASAPSPSRTEPATERHDMGGFWGPAQ
- a CDS encoding FHA domain-containing protein FhaB/FipA, whose translation is MNTPSELTLVALQFGFLLLLWVFIFVIVYALRSDLFGQRVRKLQPADAAAKSPRIDTPVPAAAGAASSPVAAASTGGSAGGSNVGPATNETARVLVITSGAKAGSEFPLGTDEITIGRSSDSAIIIRDDYTSTHHARLMLWNGRWMIQDLDSTNGTTLSGSRVTVPTPIDLGATIKVGATTFELRR
- a CDS encoding PP2C family protein-serine/threonine phosphatase — its product is MATVKASAAVSHVGKIRSNNQDSGYAGRSLFLVADGMGGHAGGDVASAIATRRIAEADTDYFSALDASGALQEALISANQELAETVFEHAELTGMGTTVSAVALYGDQVVIAHIGDSRIYLMRAGELSQITTDHTFVQRLVDSGRITEEEAMVHPRRSVLMRVLGDVESSPEIDSMILDTREGDRWMICSDGLSGVASFSEIAEIMATDAGAKAAADKLVKASLDGGAPDNVTVVIVDIGEPPAPETPPVIVGSAAIPLAFGTPEPVRPRSILLAPFRLHPVQEAHFEPDSEDYYDELIEEDRRRATRRRVAWLVGSLLIVAGIVVACVLSYQWTQTRYFVGESNGRVAIFQGIQQDLGPLSLHEVYRETNIDVADLRTYDQMTVERTISATSLDEARAIIERLEASLD
- a CDS encoding FtsW/RodA/SpoVE family cell cycle protein, yielding MTETATKTASIRRIRLPQKLRNLELALLIVACAINASAIVLVQLGAIGTIDTQLVLLGAGLSALVLALHIAMRFVARDADPFILPIATVLNGLGIAMIYRIDIANDESGWESAAVRQIAWSAIAIVCAIVVMVVIRNHRTLFRYTYLSGLVAIILLLLPLLPGIGREVSGARVWIGLGDFATFQPGEIAKIALAVFFAGYLVRNRDSLSMVGTTFLGMRFPRMRDLGPLIVVWLLSMSVIVFQRDLGTALLYFGLFLVMLYVATGRISWVLLGLTLFVGGALIASQTLDYVGNRFRNWLDPFSQSQFDQDPGGSFQLVQGLFGLANGGLIGTGLGRGRPDITPVAQSDYIIASLGEELGLAGIFAILALYILFVARGFRIGFAGQDDFGKLLGVGLAFVVALQVFIVVGGVTRVIPLTGLTTPFLAAGGSSLVANWIIVALLLRLSDTVRNHPRLVVDS